ATTCAATACTTGAAATAGAATAAACACAAGTTTAGCCAAAGTGATTTGCCCTCGGTTGCTTTTGGTCTctaattttgaaaagctAATGTTTGTGTCATTGAAAATAGCTTTGATAGGGTTCCATAATAACATCAATGTCATCGACATTGGGATGATTTGTAATGAGTTACCAGTCATATAACTCATGAATAAATTCATAGGTATAGATTTGGCCGGTGCAATGGCCACCTCCCAGATTTTCTTGGACTTGAGCAGCTCAACTTCAGCATTCGATTTAGTAGATTTTGGATTGGCTGCGGAAGTAAttttagttgttgttgcactTGCACTTGCACTTGCGGATGCGGATGCGGTTACCAATGTAAACCCTGATGGTGAAGCTATGGATTCGTTGGTTTTCCTTATTTTGTTATTAGGAACAATTTGTGGATTCAAAATCTCCTCAAATCTCTTCATATTGTGTATGGTATAATCTTCCCGTTCTTCCCTTctctttattattatgtTCTAGTTTTGGCTGATACAAAGTTAAATTATTTCTAGAGTCAACTCTTATTAGCAATTGACGAAATACATTGAATgggctttttttttaatggCGTTCTTGGTGCGAGAACtcctatttctttttcccattctctttttctctctttctctctttctctctcgcCCGCACTATCTTTTTATCGCCAATTTACCTTCTTATattccttctcctctttaCCCCCcgcccccccccccccctacACTTCTCTCGTTCATCAGCAAACTCCCCAAAAACAACCTCGTTGaaagatcaaaaagaaaaagcgaGTAGGTCTCATCCACATACAAAAATCAGCATCCATCAGCAAGAAATTGAGCACTTTAGccttaaaaaaaatcagaAGCACATTTACTAAACCAATTGAGATAAGTAATAGGTCAAATAAAGAACTAGAGAAAGGACtagaaaaaagaactagAACGATGATCAACTCAACGTCCTTCAAAAATGTACATCCATTAAACAGAATAATTGGCTTATCTGTGATTTTATCCGTCGGTTTCCTTCTAGTGATTTTAGCAGGGATTTTGGGCAGCTGGTATCCCATAATTATTGGTATCATCTTTGCTGTGGCGCATTTACCGGTTGTAATTACACG
This DNA window, taken from Lodderomyces elongisporus chromosome 7, complete sequence, encodes the following:
- a CDS encoding uncharacterized protein (BUSCO:EOG09264KSI), coding for MKRFEEILNPQIVPNNKIRKTNESIASPSGFTLVTASASASASASATTTKITSAANPKSTKSNAEVESLKSKKIWEVAIAPAKSIPMNLFMSYMTGNSLQIIPMSMTLMLLWNPIKAIFNDTNISFSKLETKSNRGQITLAKLVFILFQVLNMGVGVYKLYKMGLIPHTEADWLAWKEYAPPLERVYI